In the genome of Bacillus sp. S3, one region contains:
- the rpsP gene encoding 30S ribosomal protein S16: MAVKIRLKRMGAKKTPFYRIVVADSRSPRDGRYIEIVGTYNPVTQPAKVEINEELVLKWLKDGAKPSDTVRNLFSNQGIMEKFHNAKLGK, translated from the coding sequence ATGGCAGTAAAAATTCGCTTAAAACGTATGGGAGCTAAGAAAACTCCTTTCTATCGTATCGTAGTTGCAGATTCTCGTTCACCACGTGATGGACGTTACATTGAAATCGTAGGAACTTACAATCCTGTTACGCAACCAGCTAAAGTAGAAATTAACGAAGAGTTAGTTCTTAAATGGTTAAAAGACGGTGCGAAACCATCTGATACCGTTCGTAACCTTTTCTCAAACCAAGGCATCATGGAAAAATTCCATAACGCTAAATTAGGCAAGTAA
- a CDS encoding YlqD family protein — protein MQIIQTVVVKQLLTENSKQLLFNKYQSEKLQLQKECDQLQFEQKRLEKTKNFSPGPLKQQFEKEIQMRKEKIKLIEFQVEQLHILPLGSELKEKEVQALVEVNVGDVWDERQGQRTIIIKDGIIEEIR, from the coding sequence ATGCAAATAATCCAAACAGTTGTGGTAAAGCAATTACTAACAGAAAATAGTAAACAACTGCTATTTAACAAGTATCAGTCCGAAAAATTACAGCTGCAGAAAGAATGTGATCAGCTGCAATTTGAACAGAAACGGCTGGAGAAAACAAAAAACTTTTCACCAGGACCATTAAAACAGCAGTTTGAAAAAGAAATTCAAATGCGTAAAGAAAAAATAAAGCTTATTGAGTTTCAAGTGGAACAATTACATATCCTACCATTAGGCAGTGAGTTAAAAGAAAAGGAAGTTCAGGCTCTCGTTGAGGTGAATGTTGGCGATGTTTGGGACGAGAGACAAGGGCAGCGTACAATCATCATTAAAGATGGAATTATTGAAGAAATTAGGTGA
- the ffh gene encoding signal recognition particle protein: protein MAFEGLADRLQNTIQKIRGKGKVSEADVKEMMREVRLALLEADVNFKVVKDFVKKVSERAVGQEVLKSLTPGQQIIKIVNEELTALMGGEQSKIAASNRPPTVIMMVGLQGAGKTTTTGKLSLLLRKKYNRKPLLVAADIYRPAAIKQLQTLGKQLDMPVFSLGDQVSPVEIAKQAIAKAKEDHNDYVLIDTAGRLHVDETLMDELKDIKELTKPDEIFLVVDAMTGQDAVNVAQSFNEQLGLTGVVLTKLDGDTRGGAALSIRAVTQTPIKFVGLGEKMDALEPFHPERMASRILGMGDVLTLIEKAQANVDEQKAKELEQKMRTASFTLEDFLDQLGQVRNLGPLDELLKMMPGANKIKGLNNLQIDEKQIAHVEAIIQSMTKAEKNNPEILNANRKRRIAKGSGRPVTEINRLLKQFEDMKKMMKQMTGMQQKGKKKGGFKFPFKPF from the coding sequence ATGGCGTTTGAAGGATTAGCCGACCGACTGCAGAATACAATCCAAAAAATCCGCGGAAAAGGAAAGGTCTCGGAAGCGGATGTAAAAGAAATGATGCGTGAGGTGCGTCTTGCCTTACTAGAAGCAGACGTTAACTTTAAAGTCGTCAAAGATTTTGTGAAAAAAGTCAGTGAACGCGCCGTAGGGCAGGAAGTTCTGAAAAGCTTAACTCCAGGTCAGCAGATCATCAAAATCGTTAATGAGGAATTGACTGCGCTAATGGGGGGAGAGCAAAGTAAGATTGCTGCCTCGAATCGTCCGCCAACCGTTATCATGATGGTTGGGCTGCAGGGTGCCGGTAAAACAACAACAACAGGTAAGCTTTCGCTTTTACTTCGAAAGAAGTATAACCGCAAACCGCTGCTGGTTGCTGCGGACATTTATCGTCCAGCTGCCATTAAGCAGCTTCAAACTCTTGGTAAGCAATTAGATATGCCTGTTTTCTCTCTTGGTGATCAAGTGAGCCCGGTTGAAATCGCCAAGCAGGCAATCGCGAAAGCGAAAGAAGACCATAATGACTATGTCCTGATTGATACGGCTGGTCGACTACACGTTGATGAGACCTTAATGGACGAATTAAAGGATATTAAAGAGCTTACAAAACCAGATGAAATCTTCCTTGTTGTCGATGCGATGACAGGACAAGATGCCGTCAATGTGGCCCAAAGTTTTAATGAACAGCTCGGTTTAACCGGAGTTGTTCTTACAAAGCTTGATGGTGACACAAGGGGCGGGGCCGCATTGTCTATCCGTGCCGTCACCCAAACTCCGATTAAATTTGTCGGTTTGGGCGAGAAAATGGATGCTTTGGAACCATTCCATCCTGAACGAATGGCCTCAAGGATCTTAGGTATGGGTGATGTGTTGACACTGATTGAAAAAGCCCAAGCAAATGTCGACGAACAAAAGGCAAAAGAGTTAGAACAGAAGATGCGGACAGCATCATTTACATTGGAAGACTTTTTGGATCAGCTAGGCCAAGTGCGAAATTTAGGCCCGCTTGATGAATTATTAAAAATGATGCCAGGGGCAAACAAAATCAAAGGTTTGAATAATCTTCAAATTGATGAGAAACAAATTGCCCATGTGGAAGCGATTATTCAATCCATGACAAAGGCAGAAAAAAACAATCCCGAGATCCTGAATGCGAACCGCAAACGTAGAATTGCCAAAGGAAGCGGGCGTCCTGTCACCGAAATTAACCGCTTATTAAAGCAATTTGAAGATATGAAAAAAATGATGAAGCAAATGACGGGAATGCAGCAAAAGGGAAAGAAAAAGGGCGGCTTCAAATTTCCATTTAAACCGTTCTAG
- a CDS encoding putative DNA-binding protein: protein MLEKTTRMNFLYDFYYSLLTPKQQSYMSLYYLDDYSLGEIAEEYDVSRQAVYDNIKRTEAMLEEYEEKLLLFQKFQERSKLIRQVKELLQEENPSKQAMLDMVTELEKLD from the coding sequence ATGCTTGAAAAGACAACGCGAATGAACTTTCTTTATGATTTCTATTATTCGTTGTTAACGCCAAAGCAGCAAAGCTATATGTCTCTCTATTACTTAGATGATTACTCATTGGGTGAAATTGCCGAAGAGTATGATGTAAGCCGTCAGGCCGTTTATGATAATATAAAGCGGACGGAAGCGATGCTCGAGGAATATGAGGAAAAGCTGTTATTATTTCAGAAATTTCAAGAGCGTTCAAAACTAATAAGGCAAGTGAAGGAATTACTTCAAGAGGAGAACCCTTCAAAACAGGCAATGTTAGATATGGTTACTGAGCTTGAGAAATTAGATTAG
- a CDS encoding DUF58 domain-containing protein, which yields MTAHMHSMLARLAKLRLMAKTRRLGAHKGRRQANKFGTSLEFSDYRLYQPGDDVRQIDWNIYGRTHKHYIKRFLDEQELAITVFLDVSGSMQAIETKWARAKELAASFSFIALSGEDRLSFVPVSSEPFVKVSRKGSVYAKKVFFDILQFPLHEGSGTFTENLHKNSLKNNQLAILITDGLEPLESFESLFRSIAARKQEVTLIQLLSRDELNPIYTGDVKLIDSESKESVQVSMNEFILGNYQRQLNMHNHKLELLCRRFGFSYLMTTDHADLPAFLFHECSAKRMLY from the coding sequence ATGACAGCTCATATGCACTCCATGCTTGCAAGACTGGCGAAACTGAGATTGATGGCAAAGACACGAAGGCTTGGCGCTCATAAAGGAAGAAGACAGGCGAATAAGTTTGGAACTTCACTTGAATTTTCGGATTATCGACTTTATCAGCCTGGGGATGATGTCCGGCAAATTGACTGGAATATTTATGGCAGGACGCACAAGCATTATATCAAAAGGTTTTTAGATGAACAGGAATTAGCGATAACGGTCTTTTTAGATGTCTCTGGTTCAATGCAGGCAATAGAAACAAAGTGGGCTCGGGCAAAAGAACTTGCAGCCTCCTTTAGCTTTATTGCCCTATCAGGTGAAGACCGCTTGTCGTTTGTCCCGGTTTCTTCGGAGCCATTTGTAAAGGTTAGCAGAAAAGGGTCCGTGTACGCAAAGAAAGTGTTTTTTGATATTCTTCAGTTCCCATTGCATGAGGGTTCCGGAACATTTACCGAAAACCTTCACAAAAATTCGTTAAAGAATAACCAGCTGGCCATTCTCATTACGGACGGCCTTGAGCCGCTTGAGTCCTTTGAGTCATTATTCCGTTCCATCGCCGCTAGAAAACAAGAAGTTACATTGATCCAATTATTAAGCAGGGACGAATTAAATCCGATTTATACAGGGGATGTAAAGCTGATTGATAGTGAATCAAAAGAAAGTGTACAGGTATCAATGAATGAATTTATCTTAGGAAACTATCAAAGGCAATTGAACATGCATAATCACAAACTTGAACTTTTATGCCGCCGGTTCGGCTTCAGTTATCTAATGACAACAGATCATGCTGACCTCCCAGCGTTTTTATTTCATGAGTGTTCCGCGAAAAGGATGCTTTATTAA
- the rimM gene encoding ribosome maturation factor RimM (Essential for efficient processing of 16S rRNA), giving the protein MDKWFNVGKIVNTQGIKGEVRVISKTDFPEKRYKPGNVLYLFMPKSNQSIELTVKSHRTHKNFELLTFEGFTNINEVEKFKEGILKVPESQLDELEEDEFYYHEIIGCLVATVDGEEIGKVTEILSPGANDVWVVKGKGGKEVLIPYIHDVVKKVDVKEKVVLIKPMEGLLS; this is encoded by the coding sequence ATGGATAAATGGTTCAACGTTGGGAAAATCGTCAATACACAAGGAATTAAGGGTGAAGTCCGTGTGATCTCGAAAACGGATTTCCCTGAAAAACGCTATAAACCAGGAAATGTTTTATATTTATTTATGCCAAAATCAAATCAGTCTATTGAACTAACCGTGAAGAGCCATCGCACACATAAAAATTTTGAATTACTTACTTTTGAAGGATTCACAAACATCAACGAAGTGGAAAAGTTTAAAGAGGGGATTCTGAAAGTTCCGGAATCACAGCTGGATGAATTAGAAGAAGATGAATTTTATTACCATGAAATCATCGGCTGCCTTGTTGCTACTGTAGATGGCGAAGAAATCGGCAAGGTTACCGAAATTCTCTCACCTGGTGCTAATGACGTTTGGGTTGTGAAAGGAAAAGGCGGCAAAGAAGTACTAATCCCTTATATTCATGATGTCGTAAAAAAAGTGGATGTCAAAGAGAAAGTGGTTTTAATTAAACCAATGGAAGGATTACTTTCATGA
- a CDS encoding VWA domain-containing protein, translating into MGLELKYPILLILLLPVFFLMTLYFRQMRKSFTPEKLWIGCLRTLLFFLLVFALTIPQLLLPIKEESIIFLVDRSASFENVEDDALGWLDDSLLAKKENQSFAIASFADGAMVEQSLTTKKTTAVPFSGKMKTGETNLEEGIGFAASMFKKGRGGRIVLLTDGNETTGTSKDAARLIKNQNLEVDYVHFKQKFREDMALTKLEVPPAIYEGEKANITLSIVSNSEKKANVRISLNDKDILHEQVTVKEGQNEFSFTNIASETGMAIYKAEIAADKDTFIENNSLYAVTNVKGTPRVLVVQGNQEDPVADILQSSGLRVDRLNPEKLPTTLAGFLQYQSIIFNNVPGIKVSEQQMNLIEKAVKEFGTGFVMLGGEDSFGLGGYFKTPIEKLLPVDMDIKGKNEMPSLGLMIVIDRSGSMSGNKLTLAKEAAARSVDLLREKDTLGFIAFDDRPWVIVETAPLKNKKKVMEQIRSVSVGGGTNIYPSLEKAYQELKDLKLQRKHIILLTDGQSAAGGDYQALIEEGKKNNVTLSTVALGSDADRNLLEGLAGQGSGRFYDVTDASVIPSILSRETVMTTRTYIEDKPFYPAVQPYPKWTPMFEKGIPKMNAYIAVTAKNRAKLPLISEKKDPILAEWQYGLGTTLAFTSDMTGKWSGDWSKWDNWPQFINMLAAESLPQYDSEPFRLTVEKENGNTIVRLKAADGQFLPLDVSVVSQNGSVMDTNAKPVAPGEFEVTFPNNPGMYFLRVKQTAGDGRDQLFQTGFTVPYSEEFLLKGTNKELLKELAAITGGKELKTAKEAFRPLKDRQKKKESISQQLLLAAFLLLVLEIMIRRLGFQPFYFFVRLFRKPLKNVEEGRTTALHQLTKAKEKNKSSTEKPRKIIKDQWNEETTNGDQPKQEQNLLNHRKRNIQKVSQLEKEDRMKRLLEAKKRKNL; encoded by the coding sequence GTGGGTTTAGAGCTTAAGTACCCAATTCTTCTCATTTTATTGCTCCCGGTTTTTTTCTTAATGACTCTTTATTTTAGACAAATGAGAAAATCATTCACTCCGGAAAAGCTGTGGATTGGCTGTCTGAGGACCCTGTTATTTTTCTTACTTGTTTTTGCTCTTACAATTCCGCAACTATTGCTGCCTATCAAGGAGGAATCGATCATTTTTCTCGTTGACCGATCGGCAAGTTTCGAAAATGTAGAAGATGATGCGCTCGGGTGGCTTGATGACAGCCTTCTTGCGAAAAAGGAAAACCAATCCTTCGCCATTGCCTCGTTTGCAGATGGAGCGATGGTCGAACAATCGCTTACAACAAAAAAAACAACAGCAGTACCTTTTAGTGGGAAGATGAAAACGGGAGAAACAAATCTGGAAGAAGGAATTGGATTTGCTGCCTCGATGTTCAAAAAGGGACGAGGCGGAAGAATTGTGTTATTAACTGATGGTAATGAGACAACGGGTACCAGTAAAGATGCGGCAAGGCTGATAAAAAATCAAAACCTTGAGGTGGATTATGTCCATTTTAAGCAAAAGTTTCGCGAGGATATGGCTCTTACAAAGCTGGAAGTTCCCCCTGCAATCTACGAAGGTGAAAAAGCAAACATCACATTATCGATTGTAAGTAATAGTGAAAAAAAAGCCAATGTAAGGATTTCGTTAAATGATAAAGATATTCTTCACGAGCAGGTAACCGTAAAAGAAGGTCAAAATGAATTTTCATTTACAAATATTGCATCTGAGACAGGCATGGCGATTTATAAGGCTGAAATTGCGGCTGACAAGGATACTTTTATCGAAAATAATTCTCTTTATGCGGTAACAAATGTAAAAGGAACACCAAGAGTGTTAGTTGTTCAGGGCAATCAGGAAGATCCAGTGGCAGATATTCTGCAATCCTCTGGGTTAAGGGTTGATAGGCTGAACCCTGAGAAGCTTCCAACAACCTTAGCTGGTTTTTTACAGTATCAGTCCATTATTTTTAATAATGTTCCGGGCATAAAGGTCAGTGAACAGCAAATGAATTTGATTGAAAAAGCAGTCAAGGAATTTGGAACTGGTTTTGTCATGCTGGGCGGTGAGGATAGCTTTGGCCTCGGTGGTTATTTTAAGACACCAATTGAGAAATTACTGCCCGTTGATATGGATATAAAGGGAAAGAATGAGATGCCATCACTTGGATTAATGATAGTCATTGACCGTTCCGGCAGTATGAGCGGGAATAAACTGACCTTGGCGAAGGAGGCTGCGGCCCGTTCCGTCGATTTATTGCGAGAAAAAGATACCCTCGGCTTTATTGCTTTTGATGACCGCCCATGGGTGATTGTCGAAACCGCCCCGCTCAAAAACAAAAAAAAGGTAATGGAACAAATCCGTTCTGTTTCTGTCGGCGGTGGAACAAACATTTATCCTTCACTAGAAAAGGCTTATCAAGAGTTAAAAGATTTAAAGCTGCAACGAAAGCACATAATTTTGTTAACGGATGGGCAGTCAGCTGCAGGCGGAGACTATCAAGCTCTGATTGAAGAAGGAAAAAAGAATAACGTTACATTGTCAACCGTCGCTCTCGGAAGTGACGCCGACCGAAACCTTTTAGAAGGGCTTGCAGGACAAGGAAGCGGACGGTTTTATGATGTCACGGATGCATCTGTCATTCCCAGCATCCTCTCGAGGGAAACGGTCATGACAACAAGAACCTATATTGAGGACAAACCGTTTTACCCTGCCGTACAGCCATATCCAAAGTGGACACCCATGTTTGAAAAGGGTATCCCAAAAATGAATGCCTATATCGCGGTAACAGCGAAAAACAGAGCGAAATTGCCATTGATAAGTGAGAAAAAGGATCCTATTTTGGCTGAATGGCAATATGGTTTGGGTACCACACTTGCCTTTACCTCCGATATGACAGGAAAATGGTCAGGAGATTGGTCAAAATGGGACAACTGGCCGCAATTTATTAATATGCTTGCCGCCGAATCACTGCCGCAATATGACAGTGAACCGTTCCGATTAACCGTGGAAAAAGAGAATGGCAATACGATAGTCCGCTTAAAAGCGGCAGACGGTCAATTTTTACCCCTTGATGTATCAGTTGTCTCGCAAAATGGTTCGGTAATGGATACAAATGCTAAGCCGGTTGCACCAGGAGAATTTGAAGTGACTTTCCCCAATAATCCCGGGATGTATTTTTTACGGGTGAAACAAACAGCTGGGGATGGGCGTGACCAATTGTTCCAAACGGGGTTCACTGTCCCTTATTCGGAAGAATTTTTGTTAAAGGGGACGAATAAGGAGCTGCTAAAAGAACTGGCCGCAATCACCGGAGGTAAAGAATTAAAAACGGCGAAAGAAGCATTCAGGCCTTTAAAGGATAGGCAAAAAAAGAAAGAGTCCATCAGCCAGCAGCTATTATTAGCAGCCTTCCTGCTGCTTGTGCTTGAAATTATGATTAGAAGATTAGGTTTTCAGCCATTTTATTTCTTCGTCCGGCTTTTCCGGAAACCACTAAAGAATGTTGAGGAAGGGCGGACAACAGCTCTTCACCAGCTTACTAAAGCTAAAGAAAAAAATAAGTCAAGTACGGAGAAACCAAGGAAAATAATTAAGGATCAATGGAACGAAGAAACAACAAATGGAGACCAGCCAAAACAAGAACAAAACCTTTTAAATCATAGAAAGAGAAACATACAAAAAGTCAGCCAATTAGAAAAAGAAGACAGGATGAAACGGCTGCTCGAAGCGAAGAAAAGAAAAAATCTCTGA
- a CDS encoding ABC transporter permease: MRNLFLNPVLNKEFKLRFRSFKSFLGLAFYLLALSILIIGFIYLQTQNSPMGLFRPDQSREMFMLLTFIQMGLILFITPGLTAGVISGEREKQTLNILLTTNQSSTSIILGKLISSVSFLLLMIVASMPIYSIVFLFGGISPGQVVTILGFYIFTILVYGSIGIFLSTLVRKTIIAMVSTYGVTLFLTAGTAFLFTVTMSVNQMGITANNPIPYFFVMLNPLMILFGILEPTAFIELSSQAGMGIHFPLWAAYLISYTIIFLIMIFVSIRKLRPNMKVKSNG; the protein is encoded by the coding sequence CTTTTTATTTATTGGCACTCTCCATCCTAATCATTGGGTTTATCTATTTACAAACTCAAAACTCACCGATGGGGCTGTTCCGTCCGGATCAAAGCAGGGAGATGTTTATGCTGCTGACTTTTATCCAAATGGGGTTAATTCTATTTATTACACCCGGTTTAACCGCAGGGGTCATTAGCGGGGAAAGGGAGAAGCAAACATTAAATATTTTATTAACCACAAATCAGAGTTCCACCAGTATTATTCTTGGGAAGTTAATTTCATCAGTTTCATTTTTATTATTGATGATTGTCGCTAGCATGCCGATATACAGCATAGTCTTCTTGTTTGGCGGAATTTCACCCGGACAAGTCGTAACGATTCTTGGCTTTTATATTTTTACGATCCTTGTCTATGGCAGCATCGGCATCTTTCTCTCCACACTGGTTCGAAAGACGATTATTGCGATGGTAAGTACGTATGGTGTTACTTTATTCTTAACAGCCGGAACGGCTTTCCTGTTCACGGTTACGATGTCTGTCAATCAAATGGGGATCACGGCTAATAACCCGATCCCATACTTCTTTGTTATGCTGAATCCGCTCATGATTCTGTTTGGTATTCTGGAACCGACTGCTTTCATCGAATTGTCCAGTCAAGCAGGGATGGGAATCCATTTCCCATTATGGGCAGCCTATTTGATTTCGTATACCATCATCTTTCTTATTATGATTTTTGTTAGTATTCGAAAACTCCGTCCAAATATGAAAGTTAAATCAAATGGATAA
- a CDS encoding AAA family ATPase: protein MSQLKEKENQFISAAQQLKMVKEELQNFIVGQEEVIDQVLWSIFSGGHALLEGLPGLGKTMLVRSISACLDLSFNRIQFTPDLMPSDITGTMILQPGLDGRQEFVFHEGPLFGHIILADEINRATPKTQSSLLEAMAEQTVTVMGTTKQLSKPFFVLATQNPIDMEGTYPLPEAQMDRFICKIQVDYPTKAELKEIALRTTGIAVPQLKKILSASDVLALQQLSKEILVSDDLLNIAVSIIDATNPASGDAPERVKQYVQFGSGPRGLQGLIQMAKTRALFAGRFHISMGDLKQTAIPVLRHRLLLNFEGEANGVTADDLIKDVLEQAGKAERQV, encoded by the coding sequence TTGTCCCAATTAAAAGAGAAAGAAAATCAATTTATTTCGGCAGCACAACAGCTAAAAATGGTAAAAGAAGAGTTACAGAATTTTATCGTTGGTCAAGAGGAAGTGATTGATCAAGTACTGTGGAGTATTTTTTCGGGCGGACATGCGTTATTAGAGGGGCTGCCGGGCCTTGGAAAAACCATGCTGGTCCGCTCAATTTCAGCCTGCCTGGATTTATCATTTAATCGGATTCAATTCACGCCGGATTTAATGCCGTCAGATATTACCGGCACGATGATTCTGCAGCCGGGATTAGACGGCAGGCAGGAGTTTGTTTTTCATGAGGGGCCATTGTTTGGCCATATTATTTTGGCCGATGAAATTAATCGGGCCACGCCAAAGACCCAAAGTTCCCTGTTAGAGGCGATGGCGGAGCAGACGGTAACGGTGATGGGCACTACTAAACAGCTTTCCAAGCCATTTTTTGTGCTGGCTACCCAGAACCCGATTGATATGGAAGGCACCTATCCGCTCCCTGAGGCGCAAATGGACCGTTTTATTTGTAAAATACAAGTGGATTATCCAACAAAAGCGGAACTAAAAGAGATTGCTTTACGAACAACAGGTATTGCGGTGCCGCAATTAAAGAAAATTTTAAGCGCCTCCGACGTATTAGCCTTGCAGCAGCTTTCAAAGGAAATATTAGTCTCAGATGATTTGTTAAATATTGCGGTCTCCATCATAGATGCGACTAACCCTGCTTCGGGAGATGCCCCTGAAAGGGTTAAACAATACGTTCAATTCGGCAGCGGGCCGAGAGGATTACAGGGTCTGATTCAAATGGCAAAAACGAGAGCATTATTTGCCGGAAGATTCCATATTTCTATGGGAGACTTAAAACAGACAGCCATCCCGGTTTTAAGACACCGTTTATTATTGAATTTTGAGGGAGAAGCAAACGGTGTGACAGCAGACGACTTGATTAAAGATGTATTGGAACAAGCAGGAAAGGCAGAACGTCAAGTATGA
- a CDS encoding KH domain-containing protein codes for MKDLIETIVKPLVDFPEDVYVRADEEDNRITYHLTVNKTDMGKVIGKQGRVAKAIRTVVYAAGSSQQKKIFLEIGE; via the coding sequence ATGAAAGATCTAATTGAAACGATTGTTAAGCCCCTTGTTGATTTTCCGGAAGACGTTTACGTCCGTGCCGATGAAGAGGATAACCGCATTACCTATCACCTTACTGTGAATAAGACAGATATGGGAAAAGTGATCGGGAAACAAGGGCGTGTTGCAAAGGCCATTAGAACTGTTGTTTATGCAGCAGGATCTTCACAACAGAAGAAAATTTTTCTAGAAATTGGTGAATAG
- a CDS encoding vWA domain-containing protein, translated as MYFANPLFFLLVIFVAFVVLLYFFRKQYKEIINPSNLLWQQAMNEWKASPWIQKLQQNLIFWLQIAALILLMLALTKPIWHSKGVRGDQLIWIVDTSATMSAQKGDKPLFEQSKQEMKQMAKRLNNQEVTIIIAGTKPKIVLNRETNPNVILKMIDELQVTYEHENIKKSVKLSESLISQQNTVIHLFSDAIKKEDLAEVKEHGSYEIHNAKGVQDNIAILSFGVAGKDNRISGLAVVENQMEESKTIPFVITSENQTIFQQEVTIPPGKQVVINMPDLPLHRFYQAEIKSGDHYIADNELTAVYSNLNPNVYALGEINPFFIKALETLGIHAMQRDQNNAAGLIEGGIILAEGLPVDELPKLPVIYVNKSGEPIELKEPIQSTNSSLTEFVDMEKTYIKYAVMPIKGEWETIVTSGNHPLIQTGTRQGQPIIIFNFALENTDWPLHPGFPIFLYNSYQWLSTQSGFLGYFQPGEEKWLQLENHQAGMEIFNASGKSLSTLDLASENFKAPYKPGIYQAISGGQVYYFSVLLDDREKRPHSEASFILKDPKENKKELTLKSNESLWIWLTAVVLLLLIAEWEVFRRGFRA; from the coding sequence ATGTATTTTGCTAACCCATTGTTTTTTCTACTCGTCATTTTCGTCGCCTTTGTTGTGTTATTATATTTTTTTCGGAAACAGTATAAGGAAATTATTAATCCTTCAAATCTCCTATGGCAGCAGGCAATGAATGAGTGGAAAGCATCACCGTGGATTCAAAAATTACAGCAAAATCTCATCTTTTGGCTGCAAATCGCGGCCCTTATATTGTTAATGCTTGCTTTAACAAAGCCGATCTGGCACTCGAAGGGGGTTAGGGGAGATCAGCTTATTTGGATTGTTGATACATCAGCAACTATGTCAGCACAAAAAGGTGACAAGCCGCTCTTTGAACAGTCAAAGCAAGAGATGAAACAGATGGCTAAACGGTTAAATAATCAGGAAGTGACCATCATTATTGCTGGAACTAAACCCAAAATAGTATTGAACCGGGAAACAAATCCAAATGTCATTCTTAAGATGATTGATGAGCTGCAAGTAACCTATGAACATGAAAATATCAAAAAGAGTGTGAAGCTCTCGGAATCACTTATTTCACAGCAGAATACGGTCATCCATCTATTTTCAGATGCGATAAAGAAGGAGGACCTTGCTGAAGTAAAAGAACATGGTTCATATGAAATCCATAATGCAAAGGGGGTTCAAGATAATATCGCGATTCTTTCATTTGGGGTCGCGGGAAAGGACAATCGAATTTCCGGCCTCGCAGTAGTAGAAAATCAAATGGAAGAGTCGAAAACAATCCCATTTGTCATCACAAGTGAAAATCAAACAATCTTTCAGCAAGAGGTAACCATTCCTCCCGGTAAACAAGTGGTAATTAATATGCCTGACCTGCCGCTGCACAGGTTTTATCAAGCGGAGATCAAATCCGGGGACCATTATATCGCTGATAACGAACTAACCGCAGTGTACAGTAACTTAAATCCAAACGTTTATGCACTGGGGGAAATAAATCCTTTTTTCATAAAAGCACTGGAAACGTTGGGCATCCATGCGATGCAGCGAGATCAAAACAATGCTGCGGGATTAATAGAAGGCGGGATTATTCTTGCGGAAGGGCTTCCGGTTGATGAGTTGCCGAAATTGCCGGTGATATATGTCAATAAATCAGGCGAACCAATTGAGCTAAAGGAGCCGATTCAAAGCACTAATTCAAGTCTCACTGAATTCGTAGATATGGAAAAAACATACATAAAATATGCTGTTATGCCAATAAAGGGGGAATGGGAAACGATTGTAACCAGCGGCAATCACCCGTTAATTCAAACAGGAACAAGACAAGGACAGCCGATCATTATTTTTAACTTCGCACTTGAGAATACGGATTGGCCGCTGCATCCTGGTTTTCCGATCTTTCTTTATAACAGCTATCAGTGGTTATCAACCCAATCAGGATTTCTAGGCTACTTTCAGCCAGGGGAGGAAAAGTGGCTCCAGCTTGAAAATCATCAAGCGGGGATGGAAATTTTTAATGCTTCGGGAAAAAGTTTATCCACCCTGGACCTAGCTAGTGAGAATTTTAAAGCCCCATATAAACCGGGAATCTATCAAGCTATATCAGGAGGTCAAGTCTATTATTTTTCTGTTCTTCTTGATGATCGTGAAAAAAGACCGCATTCGGAAGCTTCATTTATTTTGAAGGATCCGAAGGAGAATAAAAAAGAGCTTACATTGAAATCGAATGAATCGTTGTGGATTTGGCTGACGGCAGTGGTTCTGCTCTTGCTCATTGCAGAATGGGAGGTATTTAGACGTGGGTTTAGAGCTTAA